A single window of Nocardia sp. NBC_01327 DNA harbors:
- a CDS encoding YlbL family protein: MNRRIFTLLAALIPILALGIAGSVITVPFVALGPGPTFNTLGEVNGKEVVEVRGAPLDPTTGNLNMTTVSVRDQLNIFEAFGLWVDGQHGLVPRAEVYPPGVSRDEIDKSNQQDFKDSEDNAELAALHFLKMPTVVRLRAVTEDGPAKDVLRKGDELVSVAGKPIANSTDVVSAVSGAKPGSAIPVVFRRDGTEQTAEITLGARPDDSSKGYLGITPGEYAAGTLEADFNLAEIGGPSAGLMFTLALIDKLTPGELSGGKFVAGTGTIDPDGKVGPIGGIQYKMIAAREAGAQTFLVPAANCGEAAQRTPDGLRLVKVENLAAAVQSLDDLNAGKDVPSCS, from the coding sequence GTGAACCGTCGGATATTCACCCTGCTCGCTGCCTTGATCCCGATTCTGGCGCTCGGGATCGCAGGCAGCGTTATCACCGTCCCGTTTGTGGCGCTCGGACCTGGTCCGACGTTCAATACGCTGGGTGAGGTGAATGGAAAAGAGGTGGTAGAGGTGCGTGGCGCACCCCTGGACCCGACCACCGGCAATCTGAATATGACGACGGTCTCCGTTCGCGACCAGCTGAATATCTTCGAGGCGTTCGGCCTCTGGGTGGATGGTCAGCACGGTCTGGTTCCGCGTGCCGAGGTGTATCCGCCCGGGGTGTCGCGTGACGAGATAGACAAAAGCAATCAGCAGGACTTCAAGGACTCCGAAGACAATGCCGAATTGGCCGCATTGCATTTCTTGAAGATGCCCACGGTGGTGCGTTTGCGCGCGGTCACCGAGGACGGGCCCGCCAAGGATGTGCTGCGCAAGGGCGATGAATTGGTGAGCGTCGCCGGTAAGCCGATCGCGAACTCCACGGATGTGGTGTCAGCGGTATCGGGCGCCAAGCCCGGCAGTGCGATTCCGGTGGTGTTCCGCCGCGACGGGACCGAGCAGACCGCCGAGATCACCCTCGGTGCGCGCCCGGACGATTCCAGCAAGGGCTACCTCGGCATCACGCCGGGCGAGTACGCCGCCGGCACGCTCGAAGCCGACTTCAACCTCGCCGAGATCGGCGGTCCGTCGGCGGGCCTCATGTTCACCCTCGCCCTCATCGACAAGCTCACCCCCGGTGAATTGAGCGGCGGCAAGTTCGTCGCGGGCACCGGCACCATCGACCCCGACGGCAAGGTCGGCCCGATCGGCGGCATTCAGTACAAGATGATCGCCGCCCGCGAGGCCGGCGCGCAGACCTTCCTGGTCCCCGCCGCCAACTGCGGTGAGGCCGCCCAGCGCACTCCCGACGGCCTGCGCCTGGTCAAGGTCGAAAACCTCGCCGCCGCAGTGCAATCCCTGGACGACCTCAATGCCGGCAAGGACGTCCCCAGCTGCAGCTAG
- a CDS encoding zinc-dependent metalloprotease has protein sequence MSDIPFGFSNRDDDPERKPGDESSGSGANNPFGFGGPGGGGFDPSQLGQMLSQLGQMFTSMSQPGGQSGPVNYDLAKRLARQQLGSSVTPVTAGAQRAVTDAAHLAELWLDAVTTLPAGATKTVAWTANDWIEETLPTWKRLCDPVAEQVSGMWTATLPDEAKEFAAPMMGMLGQMGGLAFGSQLGSALGQLAKEVLTSTDIGLPLGPAGTAALLPTAIAEFSAGLEQPESEILVYLAAREAAHQRLFAHVPWLRQQVLGAVEDYARGIKMDFSAIEQAAAGLDPMTLAQDPSKLEELLAQGTFEPQTTPEQQAALDRLETLLALIEGWVETVVTDAVGDRLPGAGALAETLRRRRATGGPAEQTFATLVGLELRPRKVREAATLWRRLTTDAGVEKRDGIWAHPDLLPDSSDLDAPAGFIDTVLGGGTTAFDDPMAQLAETEARERAAKESMDKADSDRAESGEKPDEDEGGKPAS, from the coding sequence ATGAGTGACATTCCGTTCGGATTCTCGAATCGTGACGACGACCCGGAGCGCAAGCCCGGTGACGAGTCCAGCGGTTCTGGTGCGAACAACCCGTTCGGATTCGGTGGTCCGGGCGGCGGCGGATTCGATCCCTCGCAACTGGGGCAGATGCTGAGTCAGCTGGGTCAGATGTTCACCAGCATGAGCCAGCCGGGCGGCCAATCCGGTCCGGTCAATTACGACCTCGCCAAGCGATTGGCCCGGCAGCAGCTCGGTTCGAGCGTCACGCCCGTCACCGCCGGCGCCCAGCGCGCCGTCACCGATGCCGCGCACCTCGCCGAACTGTGGCTCGATGCGGTGACCACGCTGCCCGCGGGCGCCACCAAGACCGTCGCCTGGACCGCCAACGACTGGATCGAGGAGACGCTGCCCACCTGGAAGCGGCTCTGCGATCCGGTGGCCGAACAGGTCTCCGGCATGTGGACCGCGACCCTGCCCGACGAGGCCAAGGAATTCGCGGCGCCCATGATGGGCATGCTCGGCCAGATGGGCGGGCTCGCCTTCGGTTCGCAGCTGGGCTCGGCCCTGGGCCAGCTCGCCAAGGAGGTGCTGACCTCCACCGATATCGGCCTGCCGCTCGGCCCCGCGGGCACCGCGGCGCTATTGCCCACGGCCATTGCCGAATTCAGCGCCGGCCTGGAGCAGCCGGAGAGCGAGATCCTGGTCTATCTCGCCGCGCGCGAGGCCGCGCATCAGCGGCTGTTCGCCCATGTGCCGTGGCTGCGGCAGCAGGTGCTCGGCGCGGTCGAGGACTACGCACGCGGCATCAAGATGGACTTCTCGGCCATCGAGCAGGCCGCGGCGGGCCTCGATCCCATGACGCTGGCGCAGGATCCGTCGAAGCTGGAGGAGCTGCTCGCGCAGGGCACCTTCGAACCGCAGACCACGCCCGAACAGCAGGCCGCGCTCGATCGCCTGGAGACCCTGCTCGCGCTCATCGAGGGCTGGGTGGAGACCGTGGTGACCGATGCGGTCGGCGATCGGCTGCCCGGTGCGGGCGCGCTCGCCGAAACGCTGCGCCGCCGCCGGGCGACCGGCGGTCCGGCGGAGCAGACCTTCGCCACCCTGGTCGGGCTGGAATTGCGGCCGCGCAAGGTGCGTGAGGCGGCCACCCTGTGGCGGCGACTGACCACCGATGCCGGTGTCGAGAAGCGCGACGGGATCTGGGCGCATCCGGATCTGCTGCCGGACTCCTCCGATCTGGACGCGCCGGCCGGGTTCATCGATACCGTGCTCGGCGGCGGGACAACAGCTTTCGACGATCCGATGGCCCAGCTGGCCGAGACCGAGGCACGCGAGCGCGCGGCCAAGGAGTCGATGGACAAGGCCGACAGCGACAGGGCCGAGTCGGGCGAGAAGCCGGACGAGGACGAGGGCGGCAAGCCCGCCTCCTGA
- a CDS encoding TOMM precursor leader peptide-binding protein — MTMLPRTHGPMLHPRIAVLRRCNGLVQLGWDPGHAVVLRPPGPAEAVPALLRLLDGVHTRSEILSHAGELGFDAGTTRTLLDEMAAAGLLAREDTGSRLRTVRVHGRGPLSDALIEGLRRIGLRPSHSAPGHAATQRTVANAQRTAPPDLVVLADALVPDPALVAELMRRRIPHLQVRIRDGRGVIGPLVLPGATSCLRCADLHRCDHDPDWPHLCAQLLGRVGHLSPAGIAATAALALGEVETIAHGRDDRAPATLNSTLELDLDSHHLEFRPWSVHPHCGCTEAADDGQEAAGAPPATEIPSAEADPVARGNSREALL, encoded by the coding sequence ATGACAATGCTGCCACGTACGCACGGGCCGATGCTGCATCCGCGAATCGCGGTGCTGCGGCGGTGCAATGGGCTGGTGCAGTTGGGCTGGGATCCCGGGCATGCCGTGGTGCTGCGGCCGCCGGGCCCCGCGGAGGCCGTGCCCGCGCTGCTGCGCCTTCTGGACGGGGTGCACACCCGATCCGAGATCCTTTCGCACGCCGGGGAATTGGGGTTCGACGCCGGGACCACCCGGACGCTGCTGGATGAGATGGCGGCCGCCGGGCTGCTGGCCCGGGAGGACACCGGCTCGCGATTGCGCACGGTGCGGGTGCACGGGCGCGGGCCGCTGTCGGATGCGCTGATCGAGGGTCTGCGGCGAATCGGCTTGCGGCCCAGTCATTCCGCTCCCGGCCACGCCGCCACACAGCGCACCGTGGCCAACGCGCAGCGCACCGCGCCTCCCGATCTGGTGGTGCTCGCCGATGCGCTGGTGCCCGATCCGGCGCTGGTCGCCGAGCTCATGCGACGCCGCATTCCGCACCTGCAGGTGCGCATTCGGGACGGGCGCGGTGTGATCGGCCCGCTGGTGCTGCCCGGCGCCACCAGCTGCCTGCGCTGCGCCGATCTGCACCGCTGTGATCATGATCCCGATTGGCCACACCTGTGTGCCCAGTTACTCGGCCGCGTGGGTCACCTCTCCCCCGCCGGCATCGCGGCTACCGCGGCCTTGGCGCTCGGTGAGGTCGAGACCATTGCGCACGGCCGCGACGATCGGGCGCCCGCCACCCTCAACTCGACGCTGGAATTGGACTTGGACTCACACCACCTGGAGTTCCGGCCCTGGTCGGTGCATCCGCACTGCGGTTGCACCGAGGCCGCCGACGATGGCCAGGAAGCTGCCGGTGCGCCTCCCGCGACCGAAATACCCTCCGCCGAGGCCGATCCCGTGGCGCGCGGCAATAGCCGGGAGGCGTTGCTGTGA
- a CDS encoding ABC1 kinase family protein, whose amino-acid sequence MANRLGHRHDGNVSEIVSKRSSRNAKLAKIPLGIAGRAAVGFGRKLAGGDKQEINAELNQKAAEQLFAVLGELKGGAMKFGQALSVFEAAVPEEFGEHYREALTKLQSAAPPMPTAAVHRQLDQQLGTGWRQRFREFDDNPTASASIGQVHKAEWSDGRIVAVKVQYPGADEALRADLKTLNRMAGMMGAIIPGADVKPILAEISERTEEELDYRIEGGHQRQFAKAFEGHPRFLVPKVVASAPKVIVTEWLDNATPVSKVISHGMEDPAGTLEQRNSVAALMGEFHFSSPAIAGLLHADPHPGNFMVMPDGRLAVIDYGACAPLPNGFPPILGQMVALAVEERFDELTELMTTNGWVIPGKTVSHQEIQDYLRPFTDPIKTETFHFTRKWMQRVAGKATDLTNQDMMKTARALQLPAEYVMIFRVLGGSIGICAQLDAELPFMKLMQDWVPGYKEYRTAS is encoded by the coding sequence ATGGCGAACCGTCTGGGACATCGGCATGATGGGAACGTGTCAGAGATTGTGAGCAAGCGCTCTTCCCGCAATGCCAAGTTGGCGAAAATTCCACTCGGCATCGCAGGGCGGGCGGCCGTGGGGTTCGGCCGCAAACTGGCCGGGGGCGATAAGCAGGAAATCAATGCGGAACTCAACCAGAAGGCCGCCGAACAACTGTTCGCGGTTCTGGGCGAGCTCAAGGGTGGGGCGATGAAATTCGGGCAGGCGCTGTCCGTATTCGAAGCGGCCGTGCCCGAAGAGTTCGGCGAGCACTACCGCGAAGCCCTCACCAAATTGCAGTCAGCGGCCCCGCCCATGCCGACCGCCGCCGTCCACCGTCAACTCGACCAGCAGCTCGGAACCGGCTGGCGGCAACGCTTCCGGGAATTCGACGACAATCCCACCGCCTCGGCCAGTATCGGACAGGTGCACAAGGCCGAATGGTCCGACGGCCGCATTGTCGCGGTGAAGGTGCAGTACCCGGGCGCCGACGAAGCCCTGCGCGCCGACCTCAAGACGCTCAACCGCATGGCCGGCATGATGGGCGCGATCATTCCCGGCGCCGATGTGAAGCCGATCCTCGCCGAGATCAGCGAGCGCACCGAGGAAGAACTCGACTACCGCATCGAGGGCGGGCATCAGCGCCAGTTCGCCAAGGCCTTCGAGGGCCATCCGCGCTTCCTGGTGCCGAAGGTGGTGGCCAGCGCCCCCAAGGTGATCGTCACCGAGTGGCTCGACAATGCCACGCCGGTCTCCAAGGTCATCTCGCATGGTATGGAGGACCCGGCGGGCACGCTGGAGCAGCGCAATAGCGTCGCCGCGCTGATGGGCGAATTCCATTTCTCCTCACCGGCGATCGCGGGGCTGCTGCACGCCGATCCGCACCCCGGCAATTTCATGGTCATGCCGGACGGCCGCCTCGCCGTCATCGACTACGGCGCCTGCGCACCGCTGCCCAATGGTTTCCCGCCCATTCTGGGCCAGATGGTGGCGCTGGCCGTCGAGGAGCGCTTCGACGAGCTGACCGAGCTGATGACCACCAATGGCTGGGTCATCCCCGGAAAGACGGTGAGCCACCAGGAGATTCAGGACTACCTGCGTCCCTTCACCGACCCCATCAAGACCGAGACCTTCCACTTCACCCGCAAGTGGATGCAGCGCGTCGCCGGTAAGGCCACCGATCTCACGAATCAAGACATGATGAAAACCGCTCGCGCCCTGCAACTCCCGGCCGAGTACGTGATGATCTTCCGGGTACTCGGCGGGTCCATCGGCATCTGCGCTCAGCTCGACGCCGAACTGCCCTTCATGAAGCTCATGCAGGATTGGGTCCCCGGCTACAAGGAATACCGCACCGCGAGCTGA
- a CDS encoding WhiB family transcriptional regulator, translating to MTCRNNVASTPRIRRGVTMTLPCRDGNPDLWFAENPAQLEEAKVLCASCPIRQGCLSAAIDRAEPWGVWGGEIFDQGAVIARKRPRGRPRKVAVA from the coding sequence GTGACATGCCGCAACAACGTGGCCTCGACCCCCCGTATCCGCCGGGGCGTCACCATGACCCTGCCTTGTCGAGACGGTAACCCCGATCTCTGGTTCGCCGAGAACCCTGCCCAGCTGGAAGAGGCGAAGGTGCTCTGCGCCAGCTGCCCGATCCGGCAGGGCTGCCTGTCCGCCGCCATCGATCGCGCCGAGCCCTGGGGAGTGTGGGGCGGCGAGATCTTCGACCAGGGTGCGGTCATTGCCCGCAAGCGCCCGCGTGGTCGCCCGCGCAAGGTCGCGGTGGCATGA